One genomic region from Homalodisca vitripennis isolate AUS2020 unplaced genomic scaffold, UT_GWSS_2.1 ScUCBcl_4331;HRSCAF=10456, whole genome shotgun sequence encodes:
- the LOC124372906 gene encoding uncharacterized protein LOC124372906 isoform X1 — MAGKKGVAVALQAEINTEEEWLKLLEREGLVVVDVYSDWCGPCVGMVGNLKKLKLEIGSDYLHLAIAKSDGIEALKRFRNKSEPTWMFIAGGQMVNLMFGANAPRLMRMITQELEKETKVLAGQRERQAIPFSELTQEEKNRMEEIKRKEEAEKEREARELADALEELKIRNLTRFAKLLMDKTVMVYFPHMIDENNTCSAAFKMLAQYDQVTMAVHDQMEVQITKEKIPEMFYDCEIKLSESFKEALVEKPCLVSLLMYHGISPDSGSPQPLYLGMVEEKLASFVYGVMSHTEPPVAHTVAYNFQETREDGEVWPGVWTPLTYLSKASAVKVLFPHTIVTLDFKEEELPPPRYCMIFDASRANEINDVIEEYNEDIMKVGFFDSMDGAVAKKVAKNLKQLEKLGPEKIKQTKMVMALAKRTSDPLLAFSQLTPLYISPDTKIGSKECDMFFPPPNVFEDEEEEGDEDVDEEEEEGEEGGEGEEEDGEEGEEEEGEGAEQLATEASVDEKSLASREEGSGRGSEPEPVAETTEEKVAE, encoded by the exons ATGGCAGGCAAGAAGGGTGTGGCGGTCGCCCTGCAGGCAGAGATCAACACCGAGGAGGAGTGGCTGAAACTTCTGGAGCGAGAGGGTCTTGTCG TGGTGGACGTGTACTCCGACTGGTGCGGGCCTTGCGTGGGGATGGTGGGCAACTTGAAGAAACTGAAACTGGAAATTGGCAGTGACTATCTCCACTTGGCAATC GCGAAGTCAGATGGCATTGAAGCGCTGAAGAGGTTTCGAAACAAAAGTGAACCAACCTGGATGTTTATTGCA GGTGGCCAAATGGTTAACCTGATGTTCGGGGCAAACGCTCCTCGGCTCATGCGGATGATCACACAAGAGTTGGAGAAAGAGACAAAAGTGCTGGCTGGACAACGGGAAAGACAGGCG ATACCATTCTCTGAACTGACGCAAGAGGAGAAAAATAGGATGGAAGAAATCAAACGCAAAGAGGAAGCTGAGAAGGAGAGGGAAGCGAGAGAACTGG CTGACGCTCTGGAAGAACTGAAGATAAGGAACCTGACAAGGTTCGCCAAACTCCTGATGGACAAGACCGTGATGGTGTACTTCCCACATATGATCGACGAGAATAACACATGCAGTGCCGCCTTCAAAATGTTAGCCCAATATGACCAGGTGACGATGGCTGTGCATGACCAAATGGAGGTGCAGATCACGAAGGAGAAAATTCCTGAG ATGTTCTATGACTGTGAAATCAAGTTGTCAGAAAGTTTCAAGGAGGCGCTGGTGGAGAAGCCGTGTCTGGTCAGCCTCCTCATGTACCATGGAATTTCTCCAGACTCTGGCTCCCCACAACCGCTCTATCTGGGTATGGTAGAGGAAAAGCTAGCCTCGTTCGTGTACGGCGTCATGTCACACACGGAACCCCCTGTTGCTCATAC GGTGGCATATAACTTCCAAGAGACCAGAGAGGACGGGGAAGTGTGGCCGGGGGTGTGGACGCCCCTCACTTACCTGTCCAAAGCCTCGGCAGTAAAAGTGTTGTTTCCTCACACCATTGTCACCTTGGACTTCAAGGAGGAGGAGCTGCCTCCGCCAAGA TACTGTATGATATTTGATGCGAGTCGAGCAAACGAAATAAACGATGTCATTGAAGAATATAATGAGGATATTATGAAAGTTGGGTTCTTTGACAGTATGGATGGCGCAGTTGCGAAGAaggttgctaaaaatttaaaacaacttgaaAAACTTGGACCAGAAAAAATAAA aCAAACCAAGATGGTAATGGCACTGGCGAAGAGAACAAGCGATCCACTCCTGGCCTTCTCCCAGCTGACCCCTCTCTACATCTCTCCTGACACCAAGATTGGCAGTAAGGAGTGCGACATGTTTTTTCCACCACCAAATGTATTTGAAGATGAAGAGGAGGAGGGAGATGAGGATGTGGatgaggaggaggaggagggagAGGAAGGTGGTGAAGGAGAGGAAGAAGATGGCGAGGAAGGAGAGGAAGAGGAAGGAGAAGGTGCAGAACAGTTGGCAACTGAAGCAAGCGTTGATGAAAAGTCTCTGGCTAGCCGTGAGGAAGGTTCGGGCCGAGGCAGTGAGCCAGAACCTGTAGCAGAAACTACAGAAGAGAAGGTTGCAGAATAG
- the LOC124372906 gene encoding uncharacterized protein LOC124372906 isoform X2: MVGNLKKLKLEIGSDYLHLAIAKSDGIEALKRFRNKSEPTWMFIAGGQMVNLMFGANAPRLMRMITQELEKETKVLAGQRERQAIPFSELTQEEKNRMEEIKRKEEAEKEREARELADALEELKIRNLTRFAKLLMDKTVMVYFPHMIDENNTCSAAFKMLAQYDQVTMAVHDQMEVQITKEKIPEMFYDCEIKLSESFKEALVEKPCLVSLLMYHGISPDSGSPQPLYLGMVEEKLASFVYGVMSHTEPPVAHTVAYNFQETREDGEVWPGVWTPLTYLSKASAVKVLFPHTIVTLDFKEEELPPPRYCMIFDASRANEINDVIEEYNEDIMKVGFFDSMDGAVAKKVAKNLKQLEKLGPEKIKQTKMVMALAKRTSDPLLAFSQLTPLYISPDTKIGSKECDMFFPPPNVFEDEEEEGDEDVDEEEEEGEEGGEGEEEDGEEGEEEEGEGAEQLATEASVDEKSLASREEGSGRGSEPEPVAETTEEKVAE; the protein is encoded by the exons ATGGTGGGCAACTTGAAGAAACTGAAACTGGAAATTGGCAGTGACTATCTCCACTTGGCAATC GCGAAGTCAGATGGCATTGAAGCGCTGAAGAGGTTTCGAAACAAAAGTGAACCAACCTGGATGTTTATTGCA GGTGGCCAAATGGTTAACCTGATGTTCGGGGCAAACGCTCCTCGGCTCATGCGGATGATCACACAAGAGTTGGAGAAAGAGACAAAAGTGCTGGCTGGACAACGGGAAAGACAGGCG ATACCATTCTCTGAACTGACGCAAGAGGAGAAAAATAGGATGGAAGAAATCAAACGCAAAGAGGAAGCTGAGAAGGAGAGGGAAGCGAGAGAACTGG CTGACGCTCTGGAAGAACTGAAGATAAGGAACCTGACAAGGTTCGCCAAACTCCTGATGGACAAGACCGTGATGGTGTACTTCCCACATATGATCGACGAGAATAACACATGCAGTGCCGCCTTCAAAATGTTAGCCCAATATGACCAGGTGACGATGGCTGTGCATGACCAAATGGAGGTGCAGATCACGAAGGAGAAAATTCCTGAG ATGTTCTATGACTGTGAAATCAAGTTGTCAGAAAGTTTCAAGGAGGCGCTGGTGGAGAAGCCGTGTCTGGTCAGCCTCCTCATGTACCATGGAATTTCTCCAGACTCTGGCTCCCCACAACCGCTCTATCTGGGTATGGTAGAGGAAAAGCTAGCCTCGTTCGTGTACGGCGTCATGTCACACACGGAACCCCCTGTTGCTCATAC GGTGGCATATAACTTCCAAGAGACCAGAGAGGACGGGGAAGTGTGGCCGGGGGTGTGGACGCCCCTCACTTACCTGTCCAAAGCCTCGGCAGTAAAAGTGTTGTTTCCTCACACCATTGTCACCTTGGACTTCAAGGAGGAGGAGCTGCCTCCGCCAAGA TACTGTATGATATTTGATGCGAGTCGAGCAAACGAAATAAACGATGTCATTGAAGAATATAATGAGGATATTATGAAAGTTGGGTTCTTTGACAGTATGGATGGCGCAGTTGCGAAGAaggttgctaaaaatttaaaacaacttgaaAAACTTGGACCAGAAAAAATAAA aCAAACCAAGATGGTAATGGCACTGGCGAAGAGAACAAGCGATCCACTCCTGGCCTTCTCCCAGCTGACCCCTCTCTACATCTCTCCTGACACCAAGATTGGCAGTAAGGAGTGCGACATGTTTTTTCCACCACCAAATGTATTTGAAGATGAAGAGGAGGAGGGAGATGAGGATGTGGatgaggaggaggaggagggagAGGAAGGTGGTGAAGGAGAGGAAGAAGATGGCGAGGAAGGAGAGGAAGAGGAAGGAGAAGGTGCAGAACAGTTGGCAACTGAAGCAAGCGTTGATGAAAAGTCTCTGGCTAGCCGTGAGGAAGGTTCGGGCCGAGGCAGTGAGCCAGAACCTGTAGCAGAAACTACAGAAGAGAAGGTTGCAGAATAG